In Paraburkholderia terrae, the DNA window GTCGCCATCCAGTAGAGCGGCACGACGCGCACGATGCGGTCGCAGATGAACCAGCTGGCGCTCGCGCTCCCGGAGCGTTGCCCTGACACGATATACATCATCACGAAGCCGCTGACGACGAAGAAAATATCGACGCCGAACAACCCCTTCGTATTCACGAGCGGCCACAGTTGCTCTGCGGCGGCGCCATGGTGGCCCACCTCGGCCGCTCCGTGGCAGAACACCACCAGCAAGGCCGCGACTGCGCGAAGCACCTGAATCGAATCCAACTTCTTCATTGCATTGCCCCCAAAACCGATGCGCGAGCCAGCGTGCCGGCGTGGACGTCTGAAAATAGCCATTCATCCGTTCGGTTCGCAATGTGTCGCCTGAGCGGCTTTCGCTTTCAGTCGCCATCGCAAAGCGCGCAGCGGCGTGTGGATAGCGAAAAAAGCACGATTTTGTACACGTATTGCACAATGTACCGGGCATGCCGTCTGGGAGACCGTTCGAAAAGCCACACATCAATCATGTGCAGATCCGCGCAACGGCAAGATCGCTCAGTTCGCGCCCCGTGACTCAATGTCCTGAATGATCCTCCGGCTGAGATATCGGGAACCGTCCGGCGACAGATGGTCCCGGTCCGCATACAGGAACTCGCCGCTGCGACGCGCGTAGCAGTTCTTCGCGTCGCACAGCAACGGCAGCGGATTGAACACCTTCACGTCGGGATACTTGTCCAGCAACGCGACGATGCGTGTCTGCGTGCCCGTCAACCGCTGCTCTACCTTGGCACGCGGGACCGCGCACGGCGAGCGCAGCGAAATTTGCACTGGGCGGCGCACGCAGGCGTTCGGATCGAAATCCAGCTCCGGCGTGTCGAGCACGAAGACCACGTACTTGCCGGCTGCCGTAAGCCTGTCCAAAGTCCGTTCGAGACCAGCGAGATAGACGTCGAGATTGTTCCCGCCCTTCCACTGGTTCGTCGTTGCGCTCACCCGCTTGCCGTCCACGGCCATGAGGCGGATAAAGTCGCCGTTGTCGTAATCGAGGCCGCCTGCAATCGACGAAATGGCGTAGCTCGAAAGGACTACCCACTGGATGTCGTGCGACTTCACGATGTAATCGAGCACGCCGTCGAACAGCGCGGAGCAATGCTTGACGTGCCCACCCAGCGAAATGTCGACACCGTAGAACGGCGGACAGTTACCGCTGCCGACTGCAAACAGCCCCGTCCCGCGAGCGCTCAAGGCCGGTTTGAGCCCTTCGTAATAGTGATTGGCGTGACTGTCGCCGAGCAGCGCCACCTGGGGGCGTCCGTTGGGCGCCGGCATCACGCAGAATTCGGAACCCGGAAAGTCCTTCTTGCAGGTGTCAGTGAAGACCCAGCGTTCCTGCTGCGCGCCGAAGCTCGCATCAGGGAAGCGCTCGGGCAAGCCATCGTGGCGAGAGATCGCGTAGCTGGACAGGCCCACACCCATCATCATCGCGAATAGCACGCTCGCAACGCGCACCGGGTATTGGCGTGCGTAGAAGCTGAAGCGCGCAGGCGCTTCGATAGAGCTGAATGTGATCGACGATAGCGCGACGGCGACCACGAGCGCGGCGAACAGCATCGTGATCGACGGTGTGCCGCCGCTCAGAAGGCGCACGAAGACCAGCACCGGCCAGTGCCAGAGATAAAGCGGATAGCTGACGAGTCCGAGATAGACGAAAGGCCTGAGCGACAGCACACGTCGGTTGAGCCACGCGCCCGGTCCCGCGGCCATCACGAGCGTCGCGCCGCCCGCCGGCAGTGCCGCGCGCCAGCCCGGAAACACGCTCTTCGGATCCAGCAGCACGAAACTCGCGACGATCAGCGCAAGGCCAGCGAACGCGACGAGATCGCGCAGCGTCGACACTTCGCTGCCCGACTGCGAGGCACTGCGTTTGCGCGCGTGAAACTCGGCCCATGCGAGCACCGAACCGAACAGCAATTCCCAGAAACGCGCGATGGGCAGATAAAACGCCGCGATCGCATGTGAGCTGCTCAGGTACA includes these proteins:
- a CDS encoding acyltransferase family protein, giving the protein MSATSRKPAQGYRPDIDGLRAIAVVSVVIFHAFPATLAGGFAGVDIFFAISGYLISQHIIETLDHGRFSIVDFYARRIKRIYPALMIVLVATLAAGFVLMTSGELERLAREALASVAFVANVYFYLTRDYFTQDASASALLHLWSLGVEEQYYIIWPVALFLLWRYTSRRMATLVIVAAILLSLASSVYLSSSHAIAAFYLPIARFWELLFGSVLAWAEFHARKRSASQSGSEVSTLRDLVAFAGLALIVASFVLLDPKSVFPGWRAALPAGGATLVMAAGPGAWLNRRVLSLRPFVYLGLVSYPLYLWHWPVLVFVRLLSGGTPSITMLFAALVVAVALSSITFSSIEAPARFSFYARQYPVRVASVLFAMMMGVGLSSYAISRHDGLPERFPDASFGAQQERWVFTDTCKKDFPGSEFCVMPAPNGRPQVALLGDSHANHYYEGLKPALSARGTGLFAVGSGNCPPFYGVDISLGGHVKHCSALFDGVLDYIVKSHDIQWVVLSSYAISSIAGGLDYDNGDFIRLMAVDGKRVSATTNQWKGGNNLDVYLAGLERTLDRLTAAGKYVVFVLDTPELDFDPNACVRRPVQISLRSPCAVPRAKVEQRLTGTQTRIVALLDKYPDVKVFNPLPLLCDAKNCYARRSGEFLYADRDHLSPDGSRYLSRRIIQDIESRGAN